One part of the Paenibacillus silvisoli genome encodes these proteins:
- a CDS encoding ABC transporter ATP-binding protein, with protein MKSSNEMLIEVNNLHKHFEVGKGQTLKAVNDLSFGIRQGETLGMVGESGCGKSTAGRTILRLYEPTAGSVKFQGQDIVTAKGPKLKALRREMQMVFQDPYASLNPRWKVEDLIAEPLDIHGLVTSKKERKLQVERLLDRVGLRSEHATRYPHEFSGGQRQRIGIARALAVNPKFIVCDEPISALDVSIQAQVVNLLQDLQRDYGLTYLFIAHDLAMVKHISDRVAVMYLGKMVELAESEELYSNPKHPYTKALMSAIPVPDPDVEESKERIVLTGDLPSPVSPPSGCFFRTRCPFATEKCAAEVPAFREVEPNHWAACHYA; from the coding sequence ATGAAATCCAGCAATGAGATGTTGATTGAAGTCAATAATTTGCATAAGCATTTCGAGGTTGGCAAAGGCCAAACGCTTAAAGCGGTCAACGATCTATCCTTCGGCATCCGCCAAGGCGAGACGCTCGGCATGGTAGGCGAGTCCGGCTGCGGTAAATCGACTGCAGGCCGTACGATTCTTCGTTTGTACGAGCCAACGGCAGGTTCGGTGAAGTTCCAAGGCCAGGACATCGTTACGGCGAAAGGTCCGAAGCTGAAGGCGCTCCGCCGCGAAATGCAAATGGTGTTCCAGGATCCGTACGCATCGCTGAACCCGCGTTGGAAAGTCGAGGATCTTATCGCAGAGCCGCTCGACATCCACGGTTTGGTAACGAGCAAGAAAGAACGCAAGCTGCAGGTTGAGCGACTGCTTGACCGCGTCGGCCTTCGTTCGGAGCACGCGACGCGTTACCCGCACGAGTTCTCCGGCGGTCAGCGTCAACGGATCGGGATTGCCCGCGCGCTTGCGGTTAATCCGAAGTTCATCGTCTGCGACGAGCCGATCTCCGCGCTTGACGTTTCCATCCAGGCGCAAGTCGTCAACCTGCTGCAAGATTTGCAGCGCGACTACGGCTTGACATACCTGTTTATCGCGCATGACCTTGCGATGGTTAAACATATCAGCGACCGCGTAGCGGTTATGTATTTGGGCAAAATGGTGGAGCTCGCGGAAAGCGAGGAGCTCTACTCCAATCCGAAGCATCCGTACACGAAAGCGCTCATGTCCGCGATTCCCGTACCGGATCCGGATGTCGAGGAGAGCAAGGAGCGCATCGTGCTGACAGGCGATTTGCCGAGTCCGGTAAGCCCGCCAAGCGGCTGCTTCTTCCGTACCCGCTGCCCGTTCGCAACCGAGAAATGCGCTGCAGAAGTGCCGGCGTTCCGCGAAGTGGAGCCGAATCACTGGGCAGCCTGCCATTATGCTTAA
- a CDS encoding IS1182 family transposase (programmed frameshift), translated as MLRPNREKQQNYELVSIEDLVPADHLLRKIDKYIDFSFIDERVRHLYSQDNGRPAIDPLVLFKMIFLGYFYGIRSERQLERDIQTNLAYRWFLGLGLADRVPDHTTISWNRRTRFKDTTVFQDIFDEIVLQAISHRMVGGRVLISDSTHLKANANKHKYTKEQVKQNTRDYLDELNAAVETDRKAQGKKPLKPREEVNEDKEVKVSTTDPDSGYMVREGKPEGFFYLDHRTVDVKYNLITDVFVTAGNVHDSVPYLSRLDRQRERFGFRVEAVALDSGYLTTPICKGLQDRKIFGVIAHRRFHPTQGLFHKWEFTYNAEQDVYVCPQKQELPYRTTDRHGYRHYASNPQLCAECPMLAQCTRSKNHRKLVTRHVWEDSKEQVRQNRLTKSGKGLYRKRKETIERSFADAKQLHGFRYCRLRGLRNVMEQALMTAAVQNMKKIAFHLDRKAKEG; from the exons ATGCTGCGACCTAATCGGGAAAAGCAACAGAATTACGAACTGGTCTCCATCGAGGATTTAGTTCCCGCTGATCATTTGCTTCGCAAAATTGACAAGTACATTGACTTCTCTTTCATTGATGAAAGGGTTCGTCATCTCTACTCGCAAGATAACGGTCGACCTGCCATCGATCCATTGGTTCTCTTCAAGATGATCTTTCTCGGGTACTTTTACGGCATTCGTTCTGAACGCCAGCTCGAACGTGATATTCAAACCAACCTGGCTTACCGTTGGTTTCTTGGACTTGGCTTAGCTGACCGCGTTCCTGATCACACAACGATTAGCTGGAACCGTCGTACGCGGTTTAAGGACACGACTGTTTTCCAAGATATTTTTGATGAGATTGTGCTGCAGGCTATCTCACACCGCATGGTTGGCGGCCGAGTCCTTATTTCGGATTCGACGCATCTGAAGGCTAATGCAAATAAACATAAGTACACCAAAGAACAAGTGAAGCAAAACACGCGCGATTATCTCGACGAATTAAACGCTGCGGTCGAGACGGACCGAAAAGCACAAGGAAAAAAGC CTCTAAAACCGCGAGAGGAGGTGAACGAAGACAAAGAGGTAAAGGTTAGCACGACCGATCCTGATAGTGGTTACATGGTGCGAGAAGGCAAACCGGAGGGCTTCTTCTACTTAGATCACCGTACCGTCGATGTAAAGTACAACTTGATTACCGATGTCTTCGTCACCGCAGGAAACGTTCATGATTCCGTTCCTTATCTCAGCCGTCTTGATCGTCAACGAGAACGTTTTGGTTTTAGAGTAGAAGCAGTTGCCTTAGATTCCGGTTATTTAACAACCCCGATTTGCAAAGGACTGCAAGACCGCAAGATCTTTGGTGTGATTGCACATCGTCGTTTTCATCCTACGCAAGGTCTTTTTCACAAATGGGAGTTTACGTACAATGCGGAGCAAGATGTGTATGTGTGCCCGCAAAAGCAGGAGTTGCCTTACCGAACGACGGATCGTCACGGTTACCGGCATTACGCGTCAAACCCTCAGCTTTGTGCTGAATGTCCGATGCTTGCGCAATGCACTCGCTCCAAGAACCATCGCAAGCTCGTAACACGACACGTTTGGGAGGACAGCAAGGAACAGGTGCGACAAAACCGGTTAACGAAATCCGGTAAAGGGCTCTACCGAAAACGAAAAGAAACGATTGAGCGAAGCTTCGCGGACGCTAAACAGCTCCATGGGTTTCGCTATTGCCGTTTGCGGGGACTGCGGAATGTGATGGAGCAAGCGCTCATGACCGCAGCCGTGCAGAACATGAAAAAGATCGCCTTCCATCTGGATAGGAAGGCGAAGGAGGGTTAG
- the rocF gene encoding arginase, giving the protein MNKVRQPVTVLPVPFHYGASRLGASGGPEAVLQAGLLEKLRHLNLTHTIYPWKEPADYATDRRSLERMRNWGRVLTMSEAVAAAVQAITESEAFPLTIGGDHSVSIGTIAGVTAHIQQLGVIWIDAHADMNTPQTSHTGNLHGMALAAGLGLGDARFTELLGRSPKLQPKRIVLVGVRELDEGEKKHIYESGITCFTMHDIDRIGMGRVMEKAIAIASYGSEGIHVSFDIDSVDPGEAPGTGTPVRGGLNYREAHLAMEMLFDCGMVTSADLVEVNPLLDTNGRTARLAVELIGSLLGERIL; this is encoded by the coding sequence TTGAATAAAGTACGTCAGCCGGTTACGGTCCTTCCCGTCCCGTTTCATTACGGAGCCAGCAGGCTCGGCGCGAGCGGCGGACCTGAAGCGGTGCTGCAGGCAGGACTGCTGGAAAAGCTGCGCCATCTGAATTTGACCCACACGATTTATCCATGGAAAGAGCCAGCCGATTACGCAACGGATCGCCGTTCATTAGAACGAATGCGCAATTGGGGCCGCGTGCTGACCATGAGCGAAGCCGTCGCGGCCGCCGTTCAAGCCATAACGGAGAGCGAGGCCTTCCCGCTTACGATCGGCGGCGATCATAGCGTTTCGATCGGCACGATAGCCGGCGTAACGGCTCATATCCAACAGCTTGGCGTCATATGGATCGACGCGCACGCGGATATGAATACGCCGCAAACGTCGCATACCGGTAATTTGCACGGCATGGCGCTGGCTGCCGGCCTTGGGCTTGGCGATGCGCGTTTTACCGAGCTGCTCGGCAGGTCGCCGAAGCTGCAGCCCAAGCGCATCGTGCTCGTCGGCGTTAGGGAACTGGATGAGGGAGAGAAAAAACATATTTACGAGTCCGGCATCACCTGCTTCACGATGCACGATATCGACCGGATCGGAATGGGCCGCGTCATGGAGAAAGCGATCGCCATCGCTTCGTACGGCTCCGAAGGCATTCACGTCAGCTTCGACATCGACAGCGTCGATCCCGGGGAGGCGCCCGGAACCGGCACTCCCGTACGCGGCGGACTGAACTATCGCGAAGCCCATCTCGCCATGGAAATGCTGTTCGATTGCGGCATGGTCACGTCCGCCGATCTGGTTGAGGTCAACCCGCTGCTGGACACGAACGGCAGGACCGCCCGGCTTGCGGTCGAGCTGATCGGCTCGCTGCTGGGCGAGCGGATCCTGTAA
- the rsmD gene encoding 16S rRNA (guanine(966)-N(2))-methyltransferase RsmD, protein MRVIAGTAKGRTLKAVPGKNTRPTTDKVKEAIFSMIGPFFDGGLVLDLFAGTGGLGIESLSRGMERAVFVDLDGGSIEVIKHNVQAAGVTEHAEIYRTEAARAVKALAKRGLKFKLVFLDPPYRMKEMDELMEELAARGLLEELATIVVEHDAEHVYPEALQPFRQIKRSQYGDTAVTIYRYDTAPEPTEPLEA, encoded by the coding sequence TTGAGAGTCATTGCAGGCACGGCTAAAGGCCGGACCTTAAAAGCGGTTCCGGGCAAAAATACGCGTCCGACGACCGATAAAGTAAAAGAAGCGATATTCAGCATGATCGGTCCTTTCTTCGATGGGGGGCTCGTGCTCGATCTATTCGCCGGAACCGGCGGACTGGGCATCGAGTCGCTTAGCAGAGGGATGGAACGCGCGGTTTTTGTCGACCTGGACGGGGGAAGCATTGAGGTCATCAAACACAACGTGCAGGCGGCGGGAGTAACCGAGCATGCGGAGATTTACCGGACGGAGGCGGCGAGGGCGGTCAAAGCGCTGGCAAAGCGCGGGCTGAAGTTTAAGCTCGTTTTTCTCGATCCTCCCTACCGGATGAAAGAAATGGACGAATTGATGGAGGAGCTGGCGGCGCGCGGACTGCTGGAGGAGCTTGCGACGATCGTCGTCGAGCATGACGCCGAGCATGTCTATCCGGAGGCGCTTCAACCGTTCAGACAAATCAAGCGTTCGCAGTACGGCGACACGGCGGTAACGATATACCGGTACGATACGGCGCCGGAGCCGACCGAACCATTGGAGGCGTAA
- the coaD gene encoding pantetheine-phosphate adenylyltransferase, whose product MTTTSGQRKQRVAVYPGSFDPVTCGHLDIIHRAAKQFDHLIVAVLNNSSKNPLFTVEERKSLLTEVTKELPNVTIDSFRDLLVNFMRSRNADVIVRGIRSVTDFEYELQMASTNHQLDSEIETIFMMTNPKYSFLSSSIVKEVAKFGGNVTDLVPPEVQEALIAKYADKA is encoded by the coding sequence ATGACAACGACATCAGGACAGCGCAAGCAGCGGGTTGCCGTGTATCCGGGCAGCTTCGACCCCGTAACTTGCGGACATTTGGACATTATTCACCGGGCGGCTAAACAATTCGATCATTTAATCGTTGCCGTCCTGAACAATTCCAGCAAAAATCCGCTATTTACGGTGGAGGAGCGCAAATCGCTGCTGACCGAAGTGACGAAAGAGCTGCCGAACGTGACGATCGACAGCTTCCGGGACTTGCTCGTTAATTTTATGCGATCGCGGAACGCGGACGTTATCGTGCGCGGCATTCGGTCTGTCACCGATTTTGAATACGAGCTGCAGATGGCTTCGACGAACCATCAGCTGGACAGCGAAATCGAAACGATCTTCATGATGACGAATCCGAAATATTCGTTCCTCAGCTCGAGCATCGTGAAAGAAGTAGCGAAGTTCGGCGGCAATGTGACGGATCTGGTACCGCCGGAAGTGCAGGAAGCGCTGATTGCCAAGTACGCGGACAAAGCGTAG
- a CDS encoding nucleoside recognition domain-containing protein — translation MSRTILLACLSILLVASIITRPDEAFQASLQGLTVWWNIVFPGLLPFLTLIELMIAFGAVHAFGALLQPIMSKLFRLPGEAGLVMALGWTGGSPCGAEATASLRKSGHITEREGQRLLALSHVPSPLFMLLVVGSGFLHRPELGAAIAAAVWCSALITSLVQARLTRVEPTNQQSPETKTGATGSLLRQAAVAMIAARNRDGRTFGKALGDAVTFSVYKLMAVGGFMMFGSVLVRLIQPYMPEGLPAFLLPGLLESHIGTFAAASTAFTGGIPWNAAAIAAILGWGGTSALLQAGSAIAGTGLSLSRLAVARLLQGALAFALTLFAWKPLSALLGRILPAAAPAIEQTEKTGAATAAIVRAGDLHTLWPYTPVLLLLFLFMMAALALASMMTSPAGRAR, via the coding sequence ATGTCACGAACGATTCTGCTCGCCTGTTTATCGATATTGCTTGTCGCTTCTATCATTACCCGTCCCGACGAGGCGTTTCAAGCTTCGCTTCAAGGGCTCACCGTTTGGTGGAATATCGTCTTCCCCGGCCTGCTGCCGTTCCTCACCTTGATCGAGCTGATGATCGCCTTCGGCGCCGTCCATGCGTTCGGCGCCTTGCTGCAGCCGATCATGAGCAAGCTCTTCCGCCTGCCGGGCGAAGCCGGCCTCGTCATGGCGCTCGGCTGGACAGGCGGCTCCCCTTGCGGCGCGGAAGCGACGGCTTCGCTGCGCAAGAGCGGCCACATTACGGAACGGGAAGGCCAGCGTCTGCTCGCTTTATCGCATGTGCCAAGCCCTTTATTCATGCTGCTCGTCGTCGGCAGCGGCTTTCTTCACCGGCCTGAGCTTGGCGCGGCGATCGCGGCGGCGGTTTGGTGCTCGGCGCTAATTACCTCGCTTGTTCAGGCCCGGCTAACGCGCGTAGAACCAACGAACCAACAGTCCCCCGAAACCAAAACCGGTGCCACAGGCAGTCTGCTGCGACAAGCGGCAGTCGCCATGATTGCGGCCCGAAACCGCGACGGCCGCACGTTCGGCAAAGCGCTCGGCGATGCCGTTACATTCTCCGTCTACAAGCTGATGGCCGTCGGCGGCTTCATGATGTTCGGCTCCGTCCTCGTCCGTCTCATTCAGCCGTATATGCCCGAAGGGCTTCCCGCCTTCCTGCTTCCGGGCTTGCTGGAAAGCCATATCGGCACCTTTGCCGCCGCTTCCACCGCTTTCACCGGCGGCATCCCGTGGAATGCCGCCGCCATCGCCGCCATTCTCGGCTGGGGCGGCACCAGCGCGCTGCTGCAAGCCGGGAGCGCCATCGCCGGTACCGGCCTGTCGCTGAGCCGGCTGGCCGTCGCGCGGCTCTTGCAAGGCGCGCTCGCCTTTGCGCTGACGCTGTTCGCCTGGAAGCCGCTATCGGCGCTGCTCGGCCGCATCCTCCCTGCCGCCGCACCGGCGATCGAGCAAACAGAAAAAACAGGCGCCGCCACGGCAGCCATCGTCCGTGCGGGCGATTTGCATACCTTATGGCCGTATACGCCTGTGCTGCTGCTGCTCTTCCTCTTCATGATGGCCGCACTCGCCCTTGCATCCATGATGACTTCGCCTGCCGGCAGAGCCCGCTGA
- a CDS encoding nucleotidyltransferase codes for MRTVGLIVEYNPFHNGHHYHLQQSLKITESDAVVAVMSGHFLQRGEPALLNKWTRTEMALRGGCDVVIELPVAYSTQAAEWFGYGAVALLEATGVVDALCFGSEAGDIGPLRRVARLLAHEPEAFGRLMADTLGTGASYPAAYSEAVRRFMEAAGDAEAAAFPFEQPNNTLGLHYLLALERLGSAIEPFTVRREKAGYSQTTITDAQIASATAIRKLTLEAASPEGAAPFVPPSTLELLLRDHAIGRGRGSWAQFERQLFHKLVSESAGQLGSYHEISEGLEHRLKKTLPALESLTFETLLEQLKTKRYTRTKLQRALLSVLLGHSKELLAPVRLREGIRYIRVLGYSPRGQELLKRMRKSAKLPILNSAAKFDDPYLELDAHATSAYALGWPDAGPRDLFRDYYDKPVTIQPSARSLV; via the coding sequence ATGCGAACCGTCGGGCTTATTGTCGAGTATAACCCATTTCATAACGGTCATCACTATCATTTGCAGCAATCGCTGAAAATAACGGAGAGCGACGCGGTCGTCGCCGTTATGAGCGGCCATTTTTTGCAGCGGGGCGAGCCTGCCCTGCTGAACAAGTGGACGCGGACGGAGATGGCGCTGCGCGGCGGCTGCGACGTCGTCATCGAACTGCCCGTCGCCTATTCGACGCAGGCGGCGGAATGGTTCGGCTACGGCGCGGTCGCGCTGCTCGAGGCGACAGGCGTCGTAGACGCGCTCTGCTTCGGCAGCGAGGCCGGCGACATCGGGCCGCTGCGCCGGGTTGCGCGGCTGCTCGCGCATGAGCCGGAAGCCTTCGGGCGGCTCATGGCGGATACGCTCGGCACGGGCGCGAGCTATCCGGCGGCTTACAGCGAGGCCGTGCGCCGGTTTATGGAAGCGGCCGGCGATGCCGAAGCCGCCGCGTTCCCGTTCGAGCAGCCCAACAATACGCTGGGGCTGCATTATTTGCTCGCGCTGGAGCGGCTGGGCAGCGCGATCGAGCCGTTTACGGTGCGCCGGGAGAAAGCCGGCTACTCGCAAACGACCATTACCGATGCGCAGATCGCGAGCGCAACGGCGATCCGCAAGCTCACGCTGGAAGCCGCGTCGCCAGAAGGCGCAGCGCCGTTCGTGCCGCCGTCTACGCTCGAGCTGCTGCTGCGCGACCATGCCATCGGCAGAGGCCGCGGCAGCTGGGCGCAATTCGAGAGGCAGCTGTTTCATAAGCTGGTCAGCGAATCGGCCGGACAGCTGGGCAGCTACCATGAGATCAGCGAAGGCTTGGAGCATCGGCTCAAGAAAACGCTCCCTGCCCTGGAATCGCTGACTTTCGAAACGCTGCTCGAGCAGTTGAAGACGAAGCGCTACACAAGAACAAAGCTCCAGCGTGCGCTGCTCTCTGTCCTTCTTGGCCATTCCAAGGAGCTGCTCGCGCCAGTACGGCTGCGCGAAGGCATCCGCTATATCCGCGTGCTCGGCTATAGCCCTCGCGGCCAGGAGCTGCTTAAGCGCATGCGTAAATCGGCCAAGCTGCCGATTCTTAACAGCGCCGCCAAGTTTGACGATCCGTACTTGGAGCTTGACGCGCATGCGACTTCGGCGTACGCGCTCGGGTGGCCGGATGCAGGCCCGCGCGATCTGTTCCGCGACTATTACGATAAACCGGTCACGATTCAGCCTAGCGCCCGCTCCTTGGTCTAA
- a CDS encoding YceD family protein, which produces MEINVRDLAAKGAKVPFQTSLNADWLQQVRKDIISASPIDVKMTAWGEEGIAHVEGELTADVELACSRCLEPTKQHVVVPFHERFKPEAAMNGSEEEDIIPVDEDKLEFEPFLEEMLMLALPFVPLCAEDCKGLCHSCGTNLNEQKCGCNTDRIDPRLAALKDLFPKQ; this is translated from the coding sequence ATGGAGATCAATGTTCGGGATTTAGCAGCCAAAGGAGCGAAAGTTCCGTTTCAGACCAGCTTAAACGCCGACTGGCTGCAGCAGGTTCGTAAAGACATCATTAGCGCCAGCCCGATCGATGTCAAAATGACGGCATGGGGCGAAGAAGGTATTGCCCATGTGGAGGGTGAGCTGACCGCGGATGTCGAGCTTGCATGCTCGCGGTGCTTGGAGCCGACGAAACAGCATGTGGTTGTCCCGTTTCACGAGCGGTTTAAGCCGGAAGCGGCGATGAACGGTTCGGAAGAAGAAGATATCATTCCGGTGGATGAGGACAAGCTTGAGTTTGAGCCGTTTCTCGAAGAAATGCTGATGCTCGCTTTGCCTTTCGTACCGCTGTGCGCGGAAGACTGCAAGGGTCTTTGCCACTCCTGCGGCACCAACTTAAATGAGCAAAAGTGCGGATGCAATACGGATCGGATCGATCCGAGGCTGGCCGCTTTGAAGGACTTGTTTCCGAAGCAATGA
- the rpmF gene encoding 50S ribosomal protein L32, with protein sequence MAVPQRRTSKTRRDKRRTHFKLAVPGMVKCEQCGELKLAHRVCKVCGTYKAREIIKQ encoded by the coding sequence ATGGCAGTACCACAACGTAGAACATCCAAAACACGTCGTGACAAACGCCGCACGCATTTCAAACTGGCGGTGCCGGGTATGGTTAAATGCGAGCAATGCGGAGAGTTGAAATTGGCTCACCGTGTATGTAAAGTTTGCGGAACTTACAAAGCGAGAGAGATCATTAAACAATAG
- the fapR gene encoding transcription factor FapR: MVRTIERLPKRQRHQLLTSLIEDNPFITDQELTRQLKVSIQTVRLDRLELGIPELRERMKLMAERSYDAVRSLPLHEVIGDIVDLQLDHSGISIFEIKEEHVFSRTGIARGHHVFAQANSLAVAVINDEIALTATADIRFVRSVKLGEKCIAKAYVRSGGRSKAKVEVCSYVGDELAFQGHFVIYRSAGESGIEGGMDGADRN, from the coding sequence GTGGTGCGGACCATCGAACGTCTTCCGAAACGACAAAGGCACCAGCTTCTCACGAGCCTTATCGAGGATAATCCGTTCATTACGGATCAGGAGCTGACACGTCAGTTGAAAGTTAGCATCCAAACGGTGCGGCTAGACCGTCTGGAGCTTGGCATACCCGAGCTGCGGGAACGAATGAAGCTGATGGCGGAACGTTCGTATGACGCCGTTCGTTCATTGCCGCTTCATGAGGTTATCGGAGATATCGTCGATTTGCAGCTGGATCATAGCGGCATCTCGATATTTGAGATTAAAGAAGAACATGTATTTTCAAGAACCGGCATCGCCCGCGGACATCATGTCTTTGCTCAAGCGAACTCACTTGCGGTAGCGGTGATTAACGACGAAATTGCTTTGACGGCGACAGCCGATATCCGGTTCGTGCGATCGGTTAAGCTCGGCGAGAAATGCATCGCCAAGGCTTACGTCCGTTCCGGCGGAAGAAGCAAGGCAAAGGTTGAGGTTTGCTCGTACGTAGGCGACGAATTGGCGTTCCAAGGCCATTTCGTCATCTACCGTTCCGCTGGCGAGTCGGGCATCGAAGGAGGAATGGATGGTGCGGATCGCAATTGA
- the plsX gene encoding phosphate acyltransferase PlsX, whose amino-acid sequence MRIAIDAMGGDHAPALIVQGAVEAALEWPALQLLLVGDTAQIEAHLGAKRPSNIEIIHADDVIGPDDEPVKAVRRKKNSSMVMAGQLVREGKADAMLSAGNTGALMTTGLLVVGRMEGIERPALVTMLPTMDDKGVLALDLGANMDAKPEHLLQYAIMGSIYRSKMNGMEKPRVGLLNVGTEAMKGNELTKAAYELLETAPIHFIGNVEARDVLLRNCDVLICDGFAGNIMLKAMEGTAGTLFKTIRDVFTSSLMAKIAAAIVQPKLRQLKNKMDYKEHGGAPLLGVNGLVVKCHGSSDVKAVKNAVRQAKLAIESSLISSIAAEISRK is encoded by the coding sequence GTGCGGATCGCAATTGATGCGATGGGGGGCGACCACGCTCCTGCCCTAATCGTGCAGGGAGCAGTGGAAGCGGCGCTGGAATGGCCGGCTCTGCAGCTTTTACTCGTGGGAGATACGGCGCAGATTGAGGCGCATCTTGGCGCCAAACGGCCGTCCAATATTGAAATTATTCACGCGGACGACGTGATCGGTCCCGATGACGAGCCGGTCAAAGCCGTGCGCCGGAAGAAAAATTCTTCGATGGTCATGGCCGGCCAGCTCGTCCGCGAAGGCAAAGCGGATGCGATGCTTTCGGCAGGCAACACCGGCGCGCTCATGACGACAGGCCTGCTTGTCGTCGGCCGGATGGAAGGGATCGAGCGGCCTGCGCTCGTTACGATGCTGCCGACGATGGACGATAAAGGCGTTCTGGCGCTCGACCTTGGCGCGAACATGGACGCGAAGCCCGAGCATTTGCTGCAGTATGCCATTATGGGCAGCATTTATCGCAGTAAAATGAACGGCATGGAAAAGCCGCGCGTCGGCTTGTTAAACGTCGGAACGGAAGCGATGAAGGGCAATGAGCTGACGAAGGCGGCGTATGAGCTGTTGGAGACGGCGCCGATACATTTTATCGGCAACGTGGAAGCGCGTGACGTGCTCCTGCGCAACTGCGACGTTCTTATCTGCGACGGCTTCGCGGGCAACATTATGCTGAAAGCGATGGAGGGCACGGCGGGGACGCTGTTCAAAACGATCCGCGACGTGTTCACCAGCTCGTTGATGGCGAAAATCGCCGCGGCCATCGTACAGCCGAAGCTTCGGCAGCTCAAGAACAAAATGGATTACAAGGAGCACGGCGGCGCGCCGCTTCTCGGCGTGAACGGACTCGTGGTCAAATGCCACGGCTCCTCCGACGTGAAGGCTGTGAAAAATGCCGTGCGCCAAGCGAAATTAGCAATCGAGAGCAGCTTGATATCATCCATTGCAGCGGAAATTAGCAGGAAGTGA